In Bacillus weihaiensis, the genomic stretch GCCATTGACTTTCAACCTGACGTTATACATACGCATGATTGGCATACAGGTATGATTACTTTCTTGTTAAAGGAAGAATATGTTCATCTTCCTTTTTATTCAGAAATTAAAACGGTATTTACCATTCATAACCTGCAATTTCAAGGGATATTTCCACATAGTGTTCTATATGATCTTTTAGGGGTCCATACAGATACTTTTGAAAAGGTTGAATTTCATGGTTTAGTAAATTTCATGAAAGGAAGTATCAACTCAGCAGATCTTATTACAACGGTTAGTCCAACATATAAGGAAGAAATTAAGACATCGTATTATGGTGAAAATTTAGATGGTTTACTCTCTTTTCACAATGAACGGTTAGTCGGTATTTTGAATGGAATAGATACAGAAGTGTATCACCCTGCTATAGACGATCTCATTGCGAAACCATATGGTGTTGAGACTCTGGAGGATAAGGCTTTCAACAAACAGTATCTACAGACTTACTTTGACTTACCAGTAGAGGAAAAAACACCAATCATATCAATGGTAACGAGGTTAACAAAGCAAAAAGGACTAGATTTGGTCAAAAGGGTACTAGATGAGATATTGAATGAAGATGTGCAGATGATTATATTAGGTACTGGTGATAAGGAATTTGAAGACTATTTTCGTTATATAGAAGCGAAGTATCCAACGAAATTTAAAGCGTTTATAGGCTTTGACGAAAAGCTTGCTCATAGCATTTATGCAGGTTCAGATATGTTTTTAATGCCATCCAAATTCGAGCCATGTGGTTTAGGTCAGTTAATTGCGCTTCAGTATGGAGCGATACCGATTGTTCGGGAGACAGGTGGACTAAATGATACGGTTCATGCATATCGTGAAGAGGTTAAATCGGGAAATGGGTTTACGTTTAAACATTTCAATGCACATGATATGTTCTACACAATTAATCGAGCACTCCAGTTCTATCATGAGTCAGATACATGGGCTGAAATCATGAAAGAAGCAATGACAAAAGACTATAGTTGGAGTCAGTCAGCTAAGAAATATTTGATGCTTTATACTGACCTAATGGATGGGAGTGAAGTTCGTGTCCTCTAACAAAGACTCTTTTAAAAATAATTTTTTAAAGCGACTTGAAAGTATGTGTGGAAAGGGTTTTGAAGAATCAACAAAGCGTGATCAGTACTACACGTTAGGGAATATGGTAAGAGAATACATCAGTAGAAAGTGGATTGAAACGAACGAGTTATATCGTTCTGAAAATAAGAAGCAGGTGTATTACTTATCAATTGAATTTTTATTAGGACGGTTATTAGTCCAAAATTTATTAAACCTCGGTATTAAAGATGTTGTAGAGGAAGGGTTAAAGGAATTACACATCTCTTTGAATGATATTGAAGAATGTGAATCAGATGCTGCTTTAGGAAATGGAGGGTTAGGGAGGCTGGCTGCCTGCTTCCTTGACTCTCTTGCAACGCTAAATTTGCCAGGACATGGATGTGGTATCCGTTACAAACATGGTCTGTTTGATCAAAAGATTGTGGATGGATATCAGGTAGAGCTTCCCGAACAATGGCTCAGGCATGGGAATGTGTGGGAGGTTCGTAAATCTGATGAAGCGAAAGAAGTTCTGTTTTGGGGAAGAGTTGAAACGATTGTAGAAGAAAATCATGTTTCCTTCAACCATGTGGGAGCAGAAAAGGTTCTTGCAGTACCTTATGATATGCCAGTAGTAGGCTTTAACGTAAGCACCGTTAACACATTAAGATTATGGAATGCTGAACCTGCTTCTTTTGCTCCAAATAGAGATATCCTTACCTATAAACGCGATACAGAAGCAATTACGGATTTCTTGTACCCGGATGATACATATGATGAAGGAAAAATTCTAAGGTTAAAGCAACAATACTTCCTTGTATCATCAAGTATTCAAAATATTATGGCATCATATAAAAAAGAGAATGCGAATGTAAGAGAATTACACAAATCGGTTGCTATTCATATTAATGATACACATCCTGCGTTAGCTATACCTGAATTAATGAGAATTTTAATGGATATAGAAGGTTTAAGCTGGGAGGAAGCGTGGGAAGTGACGACAAAAACACTTTCTTATACGAATCATACCATTCTTTCTGAAGCATTAGAAAAGTGGCCAATTTATTTATTTAAACCTCTTTTACCAAGAATTTTTATGATTATAGAAGAGATTAATGAACGGTTTTGTGCGGAGCTGTGGGAGAAATATCCTGGTGATTGGTATAGAATAGAGCAGATGGCGATCATTGCACATGACTTGGTTAAAATGGCGCATCTAGCTATTGTAGGAAGTAACAGTATCAATGGAGTAGCAAAAATTCATTCGGAAATTTTAAAGAATCGAGAAATGAAGACTTTTTATGAAATGTACCCCACAAAATTTAATAACAAAACAAATGGAATCACACATAGAAGATGGTTATTGAAGTCGAATCCCGAGTTAACCACTTTGTTAAAAAATACAATTGGTGATGAATTTGTTTCTAAACCTGAGATGTTACTAGATTTGAAAAAACATATCCATAATCCTTCATTAAAAGAGCAATTCTCTGATGTGAAACGATCTAGAAAAGAAATTCTAGCAAAGAAAATTGAAGAAAAAAATGGCATAAAAATCGATATAGATTCTATTTTTGATGTGCAAGTAAAAAGACTGCATGCATATAAAAGACAATTATTAAATGTTTTGCATATTATGTACCTATACAATCGATTAAAAGAGGATGCTAATTTTTTTATCCAACCAAGAACGTTTATCTTTGGAGCAAAGGCGTCACCGACCTATTATTATGCAAAAAAAATTATAAAGCTCATTCACTCTCTAGCTGATAAAGTGAATAATGATCCAAGAGTGTCAAAAGTCATTAAGGTTGTCTTTATGGAGAATTATCGTGTATCTCTTGCAGAAGATATTTTTCCAGCTGCTGACGTTAGTGAGCAAATCTCTACAGCAAGTAAAGAAGCTTCGGGTACTGGAAATATGAAATTTATGATGAATGGTGCACTCACAGTAGGAACTTTAGATGGAGCAAATATTGAAATCATGGAAGAAATCGGTCAAGAAAATATCTTTACATTTGGATTAACTGCGCAAGAAGTGCTAAATTATGAGGAAAATGGTCGTTATCGTTCTATGGAATATTATCATCATGATTTAAGAATCAGGCAGGTTGTTGATCAATTAACGAATGGTTTCTTTGCGGAGGATGAGGGAGAGTATGAAGCAATTGCAGATTCATTACTCGTACAAAATGATCAATATTTTGTCCTAAGAGACTTTGCTTCTTATATTGATGTTCAGGAACGAGTAGGCAGCGCTTATCAGGAAAATGATAGGTGGCTTGAAAAATCTTTAATCAATATTGCTCATTCAGGTTACTTTTCTAGTGATCGAACAATAAAGCAGTACGCTGACGAAATATGGAAGATAGAACCAATAGGTATGAAGGTTTAAGGATGTTCCAGACATTTGTTTTTACTAAAAAGGTGTTACCTAACCTTTATTACTGTTGAATATGAATGAGTCTACTAAATAAGTCAACATTCATATGAAATATTCTTGTAAACAAGAACGCTTACTGTGAGGGGAAATCACCGAATTTTAGGATTTTTTTATAAGCAAAAACAAAAAAAGTGGTTGGGTAAAAATAACGGGTTCTCCTTTGGGAGAGAAAACAATAAAATAAACCATTAAAAGACAGACCAATTATCAGAGTATTGGTTTGTCTTTTTTATTGCTAAATAAAGGTTTAAGTTGATATTCTAATAAAAATAACAGTAAACGATCATATACAATAAAGGTGGACAATAGCTATTGTCCTTGCTGATTAGAGGGCTATTTCTATGTTGATAAGGGGTGTTAATCTTGATTAAGATGACTAAACAGGTTGATGATGAGGTTTTGTATTGGGAAGTTTGGCAAGATGGTAAGACGCTTGTAATTCATTACGGTACTATTGGAGATACTGGTGAGACTGAGGAAAAGAAATTATCACTATTTCAAAAGGCAGAAAAGTTTATGGATGAATTAGCAGAAGAAAAAGCTAATGAGGGATACGATTATCTAGATGAAGATGAACTATTCGAGCTTGTTGTACAATATAGCTATGAAGAAGACCAGATGGAAGCAACTCTTGAAAAGCGACATCACGTTGAGGATTTAATGAATGAATGTTTAGGTTGGACAGGCAACGGTGCTTGTGATGGCGGAGATATAGGTAGTGGTACAGCTAATATTGTAAACTCTGTTATTGATGTTGAAAAAGCAACACAAACAATTATAGAAGAACTAAAGAACAATAACCTACTTGAAGGAGTAAAAATTGCTTATTTAAACCCTGAAGACGAAAAATACATCGCTTTGTATCCAGAAGGAGCCGATTTCGACCTAATGTAAAAGAGCATTGAGGCATCTCAATGCTCTTTTTTTGTTATTTTCTATGTTAATTGTATTGCTAAAACAAAGTGATTTATGCAATATAAATTTACTTCCCCTCCGAAAAGTGAACCCGTCAGGGTAAAAAAAAATCATTTTTTTAAAAGACGAAAGACGAACAATTATCTTTTTGCACGTTGTTCCTTATTAACATGTTGTGGTGGAAGAACAAGTACGTTCCATTCCGCTGCATCCCCTTGCTTTCCGCGGGAAAAAATGAACTGCTTTTTCATAGGGAGGAAGCTTTAGCCTCATCGGCTACGCCTGTGGGGTCTCACCCTTCCCTCCACCTCCCGACGGAGTCAAGTGTCTTTTCGCTCCATTGCACTAGCGATTAACAATCGTATTCATAAACAATACATGTAGTGATAAAGAATAAAACCCGAACGATATGGGAGATTTTCATTGGAAAATCACCTAATAGTTCGGGTTTCTCATTAACTGAAACACTTATGTCCCAGCTGCTTTTTTCTATCAATCAATCTCCATCTAACAAACGACCTATTCCACCAAGAAAACTTCCTTCTCCACGTGAATCTCCACCTGAAGACGGTGCACTTGCAATCACGCGGTCCGCTAGACGGCTAAATGGTAAGGTTTGAATCCAGACAGTCCCAGGTCCCTCAACGGTAGCAAAGAACAATCCTTCTCCACCAAAAAAGGCTGATTTTATTTTTCCAACATATTC encodes the following:
- a CDS encoding glycogen/starch/alpha-glucan phosphorylase, whose amino-acid sequence is MSSNKDSFKNNFLKRLESMCGKGFEESTKRDQYYTLGNMVREYISRKWIETNELYRSENKKQVYYLSIEFLLGRLLVQNLLNLGIKDVVEEGLKELHISLNDIEECESDAALGNGGLGRLAACFLDSLATLNLPGHGCGIRYKHGLFDQKIVDGYQVELPEQWLRHGNVWEVRKSDEAKEVLFWGRVETIVEENHVSFNHVGAEKVLAVPYDMPVVGFNVSTVNTLRLWNAEPASFAPNRDILTYKRDTEAITDFLYPDDTYDEGKILRLKQQYFLVSSSIQNIMASYKKENANVRELHKSVAIHINDTHPALAIPELMRILMDIEGLSWEEAWEVTTKTLSYTNHTILSEALEKWPIYLFKPLLPRIFMIIEEINERFCAELWEKYPGDWYRIEQMAIIAHDLVKMAHLAIVGSNSINGVAKIHSEILKNREMKTFYEMYPTKFNNKTNGITHRRWLLKSNPELTTLLKNTIGDEFVSKPEMLLDLKKHIHNPSLKEQFSDVKRSRKEILAKKIEEKNGIKIDIDSIFDVQVKRLHAYKRQLLNVLHIMYLYNRLKEDANFFIQPRTFIFGAKASPTYYYAKKIIKLIHSLADKVNNDPRVSKVIKVVFMENYRVSLAEDIFPAADVSEQISTASKEASGTGNMKFMMNGALTVGTLDGANIEIMEEIGQENIFTFGLTAQEVLNYEENGRYRSMEYYHHDLRIRQVVDQLTNGFFAEDEGEYEAIADSLLVQNDQYFVLRDFASYIDVQERVGSAYQENDRWLEKSLINIAHSGYFSSDRTIKQYADEIWKIEPIGMKV
- the glgA gene encoding glycogen synthase GlgA is translated as MNVLFAVSECAPFVKSGGLADVAGALPKELKKAGVDVRVILPKYHLIGEKFRNQMKQLTEIKVSVGWRQQFCGIETLVYDGITYYFLDNEYYFKRDSLYGHYDDAERFSFFCRGVLETIQAIDFQPDVIHTHDWHTGMITFLLKEEYVHLPFYSEIKTVFTIHNLQFQGIFPHSVLYDLLGVHTDTFEKVEFHGLVNFMKGSINSADLITTVSPTYKEEIKTSYYGENLDGLLSFHNERLVGILNGIDTEVYHPAIDDLIAKPYGVETLEDKAFNKQYLQTYFDLPVEEKTPIISMVTRLTKQKGLDLVKRVLDEILNEDVQMIILGTGDKEFEDYFRYIEAKYPTKFKAFIGFDEKLAHSIYAGSDMFLMPSKFEPCGLGQLIALQYGAIPIVRETGGLNDTVHAYREEVKSGNGFTFKHFNAHDMFYTINRALQFYHESDTWAEIMKEAMTKDYSWSQSAKKYLMLYTDLMDGSEVRVL
- a CDS encoding WGR domain-containing protein, giving the protein MIKMTKQVDDEVLYWEVWQDGKTLVIHYGTIGDTGETEEKKLSLFQKAEKFMDELAEEKANEGYDYLDEDELFELVVQYSYEEDQMEATLEKRHHVEDLMNECLGWTGNGACDGGDIGSGTANIVNSVIDVEKATQTIIEELKNNNLLEGVKIAYLNPEDEKYIALYPEGADFDLM